Genomic window (Shewanella psychropiezotolerans):
TAATCAATACAGCATTACACCTGCAAAAAATCCATAAACCCCGTAACGTCGTTCTCGTCACTAAAGATATCAATATGCGCCTCAAGGCCAAAGGGGCGGGCATTAAACTGGTCGAGGATTATCGCACCGATCAGCTCATCGATGATATTCGCTTCCTCACTACCGGGTTTCATCAATTCAAGGGCGATTTTTGGGAGCGCAAGGAACACGTCTCTACCGAGTCCCATGGACGTCATACTGTACATACCGTGCCAGTGGTTGAGGTCGGAGATGATAATTTCTATATCAATCAATACTTGTTAGATGAAGACTCCAACTTCTGCGCCCGAGTGTTGGAAAAGACCAATGGGGATCTTAAATTGTTAGATCTCGGTAAAGACAGATTACTCAACATGGATGCGTGGGGCATACGGCCAAAGAATATTTATCAGGGCATGGCGATGCAGGCTCTGCTGGACCCGAATATTGATCTGGTGATTCTCACCGGGCCAGCAGGCTGTGGTAAGACATTATTGGCCATGGCTGCAGCGCTGGAAATGGTGGTGGAGAGAGGGCTCTACGATAAAATTATCGTGACCCGTAATACGCCGGAAATCGCCGAATCCATAGGTTTCCTTCCTGGTACCGAAGAGGAGAAGATGACGCCTTGGCTTGCGGCGATTACCGATACCTTAGAGGTGCTACACAAGAATGATGTGAACCCCAGTGGTAGCATGAACTACATCATGGACAAGGCCAATGTCCAGTTCAAATCCATCAACTTTATGCGGGGTCGCTCGATACAGAACTCTGTGGTGATCCTCGATGAGTGCCAGAATCTGACGGCTTCTCAGATAAAGACCATGATCACCCGCATGGGAGAGGGGACTAAGCTTATCTGTAGCGGTAACCTGTCGCAGATAGATTCTAACTATCTCACCGCAGTGACATCCGGGTTGACCTATATCGTGGAGCGTTTCAAAAACTTCGAAGGCAGTGCCAACATCTATCTCAATGGGGTCGTACGTTCGCGTCTGGCCGAATTTGCCGAGGAAAACCTCTAAATAACCTGAGTTCCTCACTTTACTTTAGCCCTAAAAATTAGGCCTCCATCTCTATGGGGGTCTTATTATTTTGCGTAAAGAGAAAAATGTAGCACTAGGGTAAAATTTTAACCATCTCTGTATCTATCTGTAAGCTAGGTGTTTATCTAGAGTCTTTATCTCACCTTAAGTTAAGCTATTAGACTAATATGGTGTATTCAATTCATCTATCTTCCTGATACTATACTGTTAATGAAATTTAGAGCCTGTGCAGGGAATTGCAGGTTTATTCAAGGGCTATGAATGAAACCGACTGAGCCAGATCTTCAACTGAAGTCGCCGATACAGAAAAACTATAATCGCGCTGTTTTTTATACCTATATTGGCGTGATCATTATGGCGCTGATCACTGCCTGGTTCTTCTTCGAACGCCAGAAAACTCAGCTTATGGACCAAAGAGAGGAGCAGGTTGAGCGCCATGTTTTGCAGATCGATCTCTTGCTGGAATCGAGTATCCGAGCGGTAAAGAGTCTGAGGAACGTGGCCGTCGATCATCTCAGGCTCGGTGAGTTAGTGCGTAAAGACCGCTTACCACAATATGAGAAATTCAATGAGAGTGGCCAGTATTTTACCTTAGAGCCGAGTTACGCCCAGAGTGGTGAACCTTTTACCAATATGGGACGCATCACAGGTGCGGGCTCCCTCAATGGTCGCAGCGAGAAGTTCTATCAGGAACTGGAGATGCTGTTCGAGTTATCTCTTTCCTTCCCCGTGGCAACCGAAGCAGCTCCCAAAGCCTCATCTATCTATTACATCTCTAAGCGTAGGATCATGTCCTATTTCCCCTGGCCATCGGACGAGCAAAGATTCAGAGATGAGTTACTCAATAAGAACCAGTTTCAGCTAGCGACGCCGGCGATGAACCCCCAGCGAAGCGTGTTCTGGAGCCCCGCTTACGTTGACCCGACCGGTAAAGGCCTATTGACCACCTTAGGCGTCCCCATCTATCTGGAAGATGAGTTTATCGGTTCGATCAACTTGGATATGACCTTGGCCTCGCTGGCAAGGCAGATACGTCTCTACTTCAAGATGCCGGGTACGGTTATCCTATTGGATCAAAAGAACAATATTCTTTCCCACAGCGATGATGATAACTCTGAGATTAGTCGTGTCTTCCATATCAGTCAGAAGATCCCCTCTGAGCTGCATTCGATTCCTGAGTCTGAGCTGTTCGATGCCCATGAAGGGATCATCAGAAATGGTTACTACATCCACTCGGTAGCGCTACAAAATGCCCCTTGGCGCCTGCTCTACCTGCAAGATAGAGATGAGCTATTTAAGGATTCTTGGGAAAAGCTGGAGCTGACCTTTATCTTAGTGGTATTGGCCCTGTCGATATTAGTGACCATAGTTCACTGGCAGACCCGACGTTCATTCGTTAACCCGGCTTCGCGTCTGTTGACGCATCTGGAATCTTGCTCCCAGGAGCCCCGTAAGCCCCCTGAGCAGATCACCCAGGGTTGGGAGCCTTGGTTCCAACTGGTGAGTCGAATATTCGAAGAGAACCAACAATATACCCGGCACCTGGCGGAACAAAACAGGAGACTCGATAAGCTGGTGGCTCGGCGTACCGATAGGCTGAAAGAGACAACAGAGAGGCGAGAGCGGGAATACGCCTTACTGAGATCTTTGCTCGATGCTATCCCGGAGGCGATTGTTTTCAAAGATAGAGAGGGTAAGTATCTAGGTTGCAACAAGGCGGCCGAACGTATGTTGGGCTATACCGAGAGTGAGATCATCGGCCAGGAGTCGATAAAACTTACCTCCGAAGAACAGTCGGTGCGTATCAAGGCCGAAGATGAGCGAGTTCTGGCGGAACGTACTCCGCTTCGCTATCAGGAGAAGGTGGAACTCGCCGGCAAGCCAGTGCTACTCGATACCCTTAAGCTGCCCTTCTATAATCGACGCGGTGAGCTGTTAGGCCTGATCGCCGTCTGGCGTGATGTGACTCGCGAGTATGAGTCGGCCGAGCAGTTAAGGTTGTCGGAAGAACGTTATCACTTAGCCATGGATGCGGTTGAAGATGGCTTGTGGGATTGGTATTTGGATTCGAAACAGATCATCTGTAATCCCGCTTACTACTCCATGCTTGGCTACAAGATCAATGAGTTCCCGGCATTGGTTTCAACCATAGACGATCTTATTCACCCCGACGACAGGATCAGGGTGCAGGAGTATCGCGAACAGTATCTAGGCGATCCTATTGGTGCCTTCGATATCGAATTCAGGATGCGTGGCAAGAGTGGCCAATACCACTGGTTACTCTCTCGTGGTCGTGTGGTGGAGTTCACACCCAATAAACAACCTAAACGTATGGTGGGTACCCATAAAGATATTACTCGTCATAAGAGTAACGAGGTGGCCCTACTTGAGGCTAAGCAAGATGCAGAGTCGGCCAACGTGTATAAGAGTGAATTTCTGGCCAACATGAGCCATGAGATCCGCACGCCTATGAATGCCATAATCGGCATGCTGCAGCTGGCTCAGCGCACAGAGCTCACGCCGAAACAGCAAGATTATCTGGAGAAGGCTGGCTTCTCGGCCCAGTCTCTGCTCAGGATCATCAACGATATCCTGGATTTCTCTAAGATCGAGGCGGGTAAATTAGAGCTTGAGAGGGTGGCATTCCCACTCGATAAGGTGCTGGACCATGCCCTGGATCTTAATGCACTCAAGTCCCAACAGAAGGGAGTCGAGCTGCTCCTCTACGCCCCTGTCACGGCTGGTTTAATCCTCGAGGGTGATCCCCTGCGTCTGGGTCAGGTGTTGATCAACATGCTCTCTAATGCGGTCAAGTTTACTCAAACTGGTGAGATCGAGTTAGGTTGTGAAGATGTGGGTGAGCGCGATCATCGCATCACTCTCAAGTTCTGGGTCCGTGATACAGGCATAGGGATCAGTAATGAGCAGCAGGCCAGCCTGTTCGATGCCTTCGCCCAAGCCGATGGTTCTACCACACGTAAGTATGGTGGTACCGGCCTAGGTCTCTCCATCAGTAAACATCTGGTGTCCATGATGGGTGGTCAGATGCAGGTCCAGAGTGAGATGGGGGTCGGTAGTACCTTCAGCTTTACCATCAGCTTCGAGATTGCCGAAGAGGCCGAAATTAAACCTATGATAGTGCCAGAGCGTTTAGGTCATCTTAAGACCTTAGTGGTCGATGATAACCCGACCGCACTACAGATCTATTCTGCCGTGATGCGTGACTTCCACTTTGAGGTGGATACTGCCGCTAATGGTTCTGAGGCGCTATATAAGCTGGAGAAGTCATCGGTGGATCTTCTGCTGCTCGATTGGATGATGCCGGAGATGGATGGTATTCAGGTAATCGAAGAGCTGGATCGTATGGTGGCCGATGGTCGATTAGATAAGCGTCCTATCGTCATCATGATGACTGCTTATGCCGCAGAGCCTCTCAAGGAAGATGCGGAGCGCTCAAATATTTACGCCATGTTACAGAAGCCGTTTAAAGCCTCGGCTCTGTTCGATGAAATCATTGGCGCTTTCGCCGAAGAGCCTAAGGTCAGCTCTGTGATAGAAGTAGCAGTCGAAGAGGTAGTCGATACACATGCTGGCGTGGTCTTGCTGGTAGAGGATAACCTTATCAACCAGCAGGTTGCGACCGAACTACTCAAGAGTGCTGGCTACGAGGTCGATGTTGCCGATAACGGTCAAATCGCCATAGACATGCTCGCCGAGAAAGATTTTGATGCGGTACTCATGGATATTCAGATGCCGGTGATGGACGGTTTAACCGCAACAAGAGAGATCAGGAAGCACTTTAGTCTGCAGGAGCTGCCTATCATAGCCATGACGGCTCACGCCATGTCGGGAGATAGAGAGAAGAGTCTGTCGGCGGGGATGAATGCCCATATTACTAAGCCTATCGTTCTCAATGAGTTGTTCGATACCTTAAGTTATTGGATTAAACAGAAAGAAGAAGTGAATTAAGGGATTAATTATCTTGTGGCCCACTCTTAACTTAGGAAGAATTAAGCTAATTGTATAAGAGTGAGCTAAATTAATGATTTGCACTTGAGACTAAAGGGATAGCTGTTAAGCTATCCCTTTAGTATTTTTAGTGCAAAATTAGAACAGCAGTTAAAACAAAAATTAATATTGAATTGTTGAGTACTAAAGGCCGTCTGAGCCGCATTCAAGGAGACCCAATGAAGCCCTATAATCTCGCATTGGCGATAGCACTTCTCTCTGTGCCCGTCGTCGATGTCGTCGCAGCCCCAAGTAATACCGCCACTATCATCAAGAAAAGCCAGTCTGCAAACGGTTTTATTAACTTGTTTTACGCTAAAGCCGATGGCGAGCTTTACCTGGAAGCGAACAAGTTAGATCAGCCTTTCCTGTTGCTGACAAGTTTACCCCATGGCGTAGGTTCCAATGATATCGGCCTGGACCGTGGTCAACTCGGTTATACCCGCATGGTGCAATTTGAGCGTCATGGTCCCTACTTGATTTTGAAGCAGCTCAATACTCAATATCGTGCCAGTAGCGATAACGCCGCCGAGCAAAGAGCGGTTAAAGAAGCCTTTGCCGAGTCAGTGCTCTGGCGAGGCAAGATCATAGATGGAAAACGGGATCTTGTGTCGATCAATGATCTGGTGATTAACGATCTTCACGGCATCTCCTCGGTGCTCGAAGACACTAAGCAGGGTAGCTATCAGCTAGATAAAAGCCGTTCACTCATCTTACCCGAAGGCGTTAAGTCCTTCGAGCGTAACAGCGACGTGGATGTCTTGTTGACCTTCAACAGTGCCAAGGCGGGTAACTATGTGGCCCAGGTGACGCCCGATGCTAATCATATGTCGGTTCGTCTGCGTTACTCCTTCATTCAGTTGCCGGAAGAGGGCTATGTGGCTCGCGATTACCACCCCATGAGCGGCTACCTATCCGATGAGTATTTGGATTTCGGTACTCAGGTTAATCAGGATATTCGTCAGCGTCATCTGCTGCGCCATCGCTTGCAGAAGGTGAATCCGGGATCTGAGCCCAGTGAAGTGATCGAACCTATCATTTACTACTTAGACCCAGGTGTACCTGAGCCAATTCGCAGCGCACTCTTAGAGGGAGCTGGCTGGTGGGAAGAGGCATTCGAACAGGCCGGATTTATCGGTGGATTCAAGGTCGAGTTATTGCCAGAGGATGCCGATCCTCAAGATATTCGTTACAACGTGATCCAATGGGTACACAGGGCGACGCGCGGCTGGTCTTATGGCTCGGCGGTTGCCGATCCCAGAACCGGCGAGATCATCAAGGGACATGTGACCTTAGGCAGTCAAAGGGTCCGTCAGGATCATCTGATTGCCCGCGGTCTCACTGCTGGCTGGGAAGATAGACAGGCTGCTGAAGATGCGTCTATGGCGCTTTCACTGGCTCGAATTCGTCAGCTGGCGGCTCACGAAGTTGGCCATACCTTAGGTTTCGATCATAACTTCGCCGCCTCGAGTAATGATAATGCCTCAGTGATGGATTACCCCCATCCACAGGCGACATTGAAAGGTGAGAAGATAGATATTTCGGCGCCCTATGGCGTCGGAGTCGGTGCCTGGGATAAGTATATTGTCGAATATGGTTATAGTGAATATGCCGACTCTGCCGAGGAATCGGCTAAATTATCTGAATTGATGACTCAGGTGCAGCGCCAGGGGCTACGCTACATAGGTGAAGCGGATTCTCGCTCGAAAGGGGCCAGTAATGCTTATGCCAGTCTCTGGGATAATGGTAGTGACCCCGTTGCCGAGCTTATCCGTATCGATAAGGTACGAGCCAAGGCGATCGCTGATTTTTCTCCCTCAGCATTACTCGCCGGGCAGCCTAGGGGGGAGCTAAGCGATATCTTCGTGCCCATTTATCTGCTCAATCGTTATCAGATCACCGCCGCGGCTAAATTCATCGGTGGCACAGATTATAGCTATAGCGAAGGCGTCGAAGGTGAGTCATGGCACTATATTGCGCCTCAGCTGCAAAAGAGTGCCCTGGATGCCTTACTGGAGACCTTGTCACCCAAGGCGTTAGCTATCTCCCAGACATTGCAGGAATCCT
Coding sequences:
- a CDS encoding PhoH family protein, with the protein product MEQDDRKLFVLDTNVLLHEPLAIYSFKEHDVVVPMTVLEELDQIKDRKRDVSRDARVAIRALEDILGGKTTPEQILQGVKLPRREDHGDACGTLSIFPDHQLEMTHASLPDNNNDNRIINTALHLQKIHKPRNVVLVTKDINMRLKAKGAGIKLVEDYRTDQLIDDIRFLTTGFHQFKGDFWERKEHVSTESHGRHTVHTVPVVEVGDDNFYINQYLLDEDSNFCARVLEKTNGDLKLLDLGKDRLLNMDAWGIRPKNIYQGMAMQALLDPNIDLVILTGPAGCGKTLLAMAAALEMVVERGLYDKIIVTRNTPEIAESIGFLPGTEEEKMTPWLAAITDTLEVLHKNDVNPSGSMNYIMDKANVQFKSINFMRGRSIQNSVVILDECQNLTASQIKTMITRMGEGTKLICSGNLSQIDSNYLTAVTSGLTYIVERFKNFEGSANIYLNGVVRSRLAEFAEENL
- a CDS encoding response regulator, whose protein sequence is MKPTEPDLQLKSPIQKNYNRAVFYTYIGVIIMALITAWFFFERQKTQLMDQREEQVERHVLQIDLLLESSIRAVKSLRNVAVDHLRLGELVRKDRLPQYEKFNESGQYFTLEPSYAQSGEPFTNMGRITGAGSLNGRSEKFYQELEMLFELSLSFPVATEAAPKASSIYYISKRRIMSYFPWPSDEQRFRDELLNKNQFQLATPAMNPQRSVFWSPAYVDPTGKGLLTTLGVPIYLEDEFIGSINLDMTLASLARQIRLYFKMPGTVILLDQKNNILSHSDDDNSEISRVFHISQKIPSELHSIPESELFDAHEGIIRNGYYIHSVALQNAPWRLLYLQDRDELFKDSWEKLELTFILVVLALSILVTIVHWQTRRSFVNPASRLLTHLESCSQEPRKPPEQITQGWEPWFQLVSRIFEENQQYTRHLAEQNRRLDKLVARRTDRLKETTERREREYALLRSLLDAIPEAIVFKDREGKYLGCNKAAERMLGYTESEIIGQESIKLTSEEQSVRIKAEDERVLAERTPLRYQEKVELAGKPVLLDTLKLPFYNRRGELLGLIAVWRDVTREYESAEQLRLSEERYHLAMDAVEDGLWDWYLDSKQIICNPAYYSMLGYKINEFPALVSTIDDLIHPDDRIRVQEYREQYLGDPIGAFDIEFRMRGKSGQYHWLLSRGRVVEFTPNKQPKRMVGTHKDITRHKSNEVALLEAKQDAESANVYKSEFLANMSHEIRTPMNAIIGMLQLAQRTELTPKQQDYLEKAGFSAQSLLRIINDILDFSKIEAGKLELERVAFPLDKVLDHALDLNALKSQQKGVELLLYAPVTAGLILEGDPLRLGQVLINMLSNAVKFTQTGEIELGCEDVGERDHRITLKFWVRDTGIGISNEQQASLFDAFAQADGSTTRKYGGTGLGLSISKHLVSMMGGQMQVQSEMGVGSTFSFTISFEIAEEAEIKPMIVPERLGHLKTLVVDDNPTALQIYSAVMRDFHFEVDTAANGSEALYKLEKSSVDLLLLDWMMPEMDGIQVIEELDRMVADGRLDKRPIVIMMTAYAAEPLKEDAERSNIYAMLQKPFKASALFDEIIGAFAEEPKVSSVIEVAVEEVVDTHAGVVLLVEDNLINQQVATELLKSAGYEVDVADNGQIAIDMLAEKDFDAVLMDIQMPVMDGLTATREIRKHFSLQELPIIAMTAHAMSGDREKSLSAGMNAHITKPIVLNELFDTLSYWIKQKEEVN
- a CDS encoding zinc-dependent metalloprotease produces the protein MKPYNLALAIALLSVPVVDVVAAPSNTATIIKKSQSANGFINLFYAKADGELYLEANKLDQPFLLLTSLPHGVGSNDIGLDRGQLGYTRMVQFERHGPYLILKQLNTQYRASSDNAAEQRAVKEAFAESVLWRGKIIDGKRDLVSINDLVINDLHGISSVLEDTKQGSYQLDKSRSLILPEGVKSFERNSDVDVLLTFNSAKAGNYVAQVTPDANHMSVRLRYSFIQLPEEGYVARDYHPMSGYLSDEYLDFGTQVNQDIRQRHLLRHRLQKVNPGSEPSEVIEPIIYYLDPGVPEPIRSALLEGAGWWEEAFEQAGFIGGFKVELLPEDADPQDIRYNVIQWVHRATRGWSYGSAVADPRTGEIIKGHVTLGSQRVRQDHLIARGLTAGWEDRQAAEDASMALSLARIRQLAAHEVGHTLGFDHNFAASSNDNASVMDYPHPQATLKGEKIDISAPYGVGVGAWDKYIVEYGYSEYADSAEESAKLSELMTQVQRQGLRYIGEADSRSKGASNAYASLWDNGSDPVAELIRIDKVRAKAIADFSPSALLAGQPRGELSDIFVPIYLLNRYQITAAAKFIGGTDYSYSEGVEGESWHYIAPQLQKSALDALLETLSPKALAISQTLQESLVPKAGNYNRTRESFDSGLGVITDPLGMAEVLSRHTVQKLLAPQRLNRVNQGYIGDREQLSVPALVDKLLGSTLYEDIPNGAEQGVWMRVNSVILDELLASYHAKQTRPEVKAQLADRLRYTLKQLKRKVKRVSAYEAAHFAWLADGVERGMKDAKVKLIAQPLKMPPGSPI